A part of Populus alba chromosome 8, ASM523922v2, whole genome shotgun sequence genomic DNA contains:
- the LOC118061047 gene encoding ATP-dependent (S)-NAD(P)H-hydrate dehydratase isoform X2 yields MIVKHDMNYLTVLNSAINHKLAPPLAVLRRQQFLIRVLGVGGENRMQGSKFEADSDNILRAITPVLDPNRHKGQAGKVAVIGGCREYTGAPYFAAISALKIGADLSHVFCTKDAAPVIKSYSPELIVHPVLEESYSVGDRDKDHISRRVVAEVDKWMERFDCLVVGPGLGRDPFLLDCVSEIIKQARQSNVPVIIDGDGLFLVTNNLGLVSGYPLAILTPNVNEYKRLVQKVLNCEVNDQDAHGQLLSLAKQIGGVTILRKGKCDLISDGEIVKSVSSHGSPRRCGGQGDILSGSVLVLGTPTYLS; encoded by the exons ATGATAGTTAAGCATGACATGAATTACTTAACTGTATTAAACAGTGCAATAAATCACAAATTAGCACCTCCTTTGGCTGTCTTGAGAAGACAACAATTCTTGATAAGGGTTCTTGGAGTTGGAGGTGAAAACAGAATGCAAGGCTCAAAATTTGAGGCTGATTCTGATAACATTTTGAGGGCTATCACTCCTGTTCTTGACCCTAATAGACATAAAGGCCAAGCAG GGAAGGTTGCTGTTATTGGTGGGTGTAGGGAGTACACTGGGGCTCCTTATTTTGCTGCTATTTCTGCTTTAAAAATT gGTGCAGATTTGTCCCATGTATTTTGTACTAAGGATGCTGCTCCAGTTATCAAAAGTTACAGTCCTGAGTTGATTGTGCATCCTGTTTTGGAAGAATCTTATAGTGTTgg GGATAGGGATAAAGATCACATATCAAGAAGGGTTGTTGCTGAGGTTGATAAATGGATGGAGAGATTTGACTGTCTTGTTGTTGGCCCTGGCCTTGGAAGGGACCCATTTCttctg GATTGCGTGAGTGAAATTATAAAGCAGGCAAGACAATCAAATGTTCCAGTTATCATAGATGGG GATGGGCTCTTTCTTGTAACAAACAATCTAGGACTTGTTAGTGGCTATCCCTTAGCTATCCTCACCCCAAACGTGAATGAATATAAGCGCCTGGTTCAGAAAGTCCTAAATTGCGAAgtaaatgatcaagatgctcatgGGCAATTACTGTCTCTTGCCAAACA GATTGGCGGAGTCACAATCTTACGGAAAGGAAAATGTGACCTAATCAGCGATGGTGAGATAG TAAAATCAGTGAGCAGCCATGGTTCGCCTAGGCGTTGTGGGGGCCAGGGTGACATCCTCTCTGGAAG